In Helianthus annuus cultivar XRQ/B chromosome 9, HanXRQr2.0-SUNRISE, whole genome shotgun sequence, the following are encoded in one genomic region:
- the LOC110875943 gene encoding uncharacterized protein LOC110875943, with product MRNFLWSQDASFHRGKAKVSWKTVCTPKFEGGLGIRRIGDMNVALMTSHVGSLLSRRNSLWVDWVHDHRLKDKNFWMCKIPSNCSWSWRKLLQLRQSLRPYMWIKIGNGEDTSAWYDNWCNIGPLGNFLTPRTITNAGFRLDNKVVEVQANGVWSWPVAWRDLFPVLNQLDNVHIELNKQDKLLWRDGDDFDEDNDSHSHLFFECPFSAQVWLSVRQKVDMVSVQPKWTDIVDWLLPRARSRSVANYAARLLVAASAYIIWQERNARIFKNQMRPPEVISEVILNTVRYKLMGAKMRKTAKVQRLLGEWKIGSNTISDDGG from the exons ATGCGAAATTTTTTATGGTCTCAAGATGCGTCATTCCATAGAGGTAAGGCCAAAGTCTCTTGGAAAACTGTTTGTACTCCGAAGTTTGAAGGTGGTTTGGGTATTAGGCGCATTGGGGACATGAATGTGGCCCTTATGACTTCTCATGTGGGTAGTCTTCTTTCTAGAAGGAACTCGTTATGGGTCGACTGGGTGCACGATCATCGATTGAAAGATAAAAATTTCTGGATGTGTAAGATTCCTTCGAACTGCTCGTGGTCTTGGAGGAAACTCTTGCAATTGCGGCAGTCCCTAAGACCTTATATGTGGATTAAAATTGGCAATGGGGAGGACACTTCAGCTTGGTATGATAATTGGTGTAATATTGGGCCGTTAGGTAACTTTCTGACGCCTCGCACTATCACTAATGCGGGTTTTCGTTTGGATAATAAGGTTGTTGAAGTTCAAGCTAATGGTGTATGGTCTTGGCCGGTTGCTTGGAGGGATCTGTTTCCAGTCCTTAACCAGCTTGATAACGTCCATATTGAGCTGAACAAGCAGGACAAGCTATTATGGCGGGACGGTGATGATTTTGACGAG GATAATGATTCTCACAGTCATTTGTTTTTTGAATGCCCTTTCTCGGCTCAGGTTTGGCTATCGGTTAGACAAAAGGTTGATATGGTCTCTGTTCAGCCAAAGTGGACAGATATTGTAGATTGGTTATTGCCCCGGGCTAGGTCGAGGTCGGTGGCTAACTATGCGGCTCGTCTTCTGGTTGCGGCTAGTGCTTACATTATTTGGCAGGAGCGTAATGCGAGAATATTCAAGAATCAAATGAGACCACCGGAAGTGATAAGTGAAGTCATTCTTAATACGGTTCGGTACAAGCTCATGGGTGCGAAGATGCGAAAGACTGCTAAGGTGCAGCGGTTGCTTGGGGAGTGGAAGATCGGCTCAAACACAATCAGTGATGACGGTGgctag